The following proteins are encoded in a genomic region of Streptomyces lunaelactis:
- a CDS encoding DUF2771 domain-containing protein, with the protein MTVAFFSGKRRRAAAALGAVSAGLLVLSACDKPTPLATVTVGTDSVHTEAACYNDGKAIKESLLQGCLTEKPAKTIKVAFDDKVRMGVDPEIADNGWTLLFGGQPVEQEPYKNSYRTIPGNAFFSSQTGEPTSKTAVSIMETKGKKVIGIWHFQFEKAS; encoded by the coding sequence ATGACCGTTGCGTTCTTCTCGGGCAAGCGCCGCCGGGCCGCTGCCGCTCTCGGTGCCGTCTCCGCCGGGCTCCTCGTACTCTCCGCCTGCGACAAGCCGACACCGCTCGCGACCGTGACGGTCGGGACGGACTCGGTCCACACCGAGGCGGCCTGCTACAACGACGGCAAGGCGATCAAGGAATCGCTGCTGCAGGGCTGCCTCACCGAGAAGCCCGCCAAGACCATCAAGGTCGCCTTCGACGACAAGGTCCGCATGGGCGTCGACCCGGAGATCGCGGACAACGGGTGGACGCTTCTCTTCGGCGGCCAGCCCGTCGAGCAGGAGCCGTACAAGAACTCCTACCGGACCATCCCCGGCAACGCCTTCTTCTCCTCACAGACCGGTGAGCCGACCAGCAAGACCGCCGTGAGCATCATGGAGACCAAGGGCAAGAAGGTCATCGGCATCTGGCACTTCCAGTTCGAGAAGGCCTCCTGA
- a CDS encoding glycosyltransferase 87 family protein: MADTLVYRAEGAAVANGTALYVFTVTEWQLPAAYPPFAAILFVPTTWLPVPALKVVLVVGNVLLLALLVRLSCRFAGLPARLPLVIAAVVAGLWLEPVFHTLHFGEINLALVCLVLWDLSRDKKAIGKGFALGVAAGITLTPAVFIVHLLITGRVRAGLTALASFTGTVLLGALVLPLASVEFWTGRIFETGRTGKVWIVDSQSLQGLFARLLHTPDPGAVWLLAAAATAVAGLWIARRAPERWGVPAVAYTTLLVSPVSWSHHWVWCVPLLALLIAEGRTRTARWRSTPVRALPAPRAEYPRTDEPSARPQVAAGRREVDRRP; encoded by the coding sequence ATGGCCGACACCCTCGTGTACCGCGCCGAAGGGGCGGCCGTCGCCAACGGCACCGCTCTCTACGTGTTCACCGTCACCGAGTGGCAGCTGCCCGCCGCCTACCCGCCCTTCGCGGCGATCCTCTTCGTACCGACCACCTGGCTGCCCGTCCCGGCGCTCAAGGTGGTCCTCGTCGTCGGGAACGTACTCCTGCTCGCCCTGCTGGTCCGGCTCTCCTGCCGCTTCGCCGGGCTCCCCGCGCGGCTCCCGCTGGTGATCGCCGCGGTCGTGGCCGGCCTCTGGCTCGAACCGGTCTTCCACACCCTCCACTTCGGGGAGATCAACCTCGCCCTCGTCTGCCTCGTGCTGTGGGACCTGTCCCGCGACAAGAAGGCCATCGGCAAGGGCTTCGCGCTCGGCGTCGCCGCCGGGATCACACTCACACCCGCCGTGTTCATCGTCCATCTGCTGATCACCGGGCGGGTACGGGCGGGGCTCACCGCGCTCGCCTCCTTCACCGGCACGGTGCTGCTCGGTGCGCTCGTACTCCCGCTCGCCAGCGTCGAATTCTGGACCGGGCGCATCTTCGAGACCGGCCGTACCGGCAAGGTGTGGATCGTCGACAGCCAGTCGCTGCAAGGCCTGTTCGCGCGGCTGCTGCACACCCCCGATCCGGGCGCGGTGTGGCTGCTCGCGGCGGCCGCGACCGCGGTGGCGGGTCTGTGGATCGCGCGCAGGGCGCCGGAGCGGTGGGGCGTGCCCGCCGTCGCGTACACCACGCTGCTCGTCTCACCGGTCAGCTGGTCGCACCACTGGGTGTGGTGCGTACCGCTGCTCGCGCTCCTGATCGCGGAGGGCCGCACCCGCACGGCGAGGTGGCGGAGCACGCCCGTCCGCGCCCTGCCGGCTCCGCGCGCCGAGTACCCGCGCACGGACGAACCGAGTGCGCGCCCGCAAGTGGCGGCAGGGCGCCGGGAGGTTGACCGACGCCCATGA
- a CDS encoding cold-shock protein, with product MPTGKVKWFNSEKGFGFLSRDDGGDVFVHSSVLPAGVDALKPGQRVEFGVVAGQRGDQALSVTVLDPAPSVAAAQRRKPDELASIVQDLTTLLENITPMLERGRYPDKVHGAKIAGLLRAVADQLDV from the coding sequence GTGCCTACCGGCAAGGTCAAGTGGTTCAACAGTGAGAAGGGCTTCGGCTTTCTCTCCCGTGACGACGGCGGCGACGTCTTCGTTCACTCGTCGGTGCTCCCCGCAGGGGTCGACGCGCTCAAGCCGGGCCAGCGCGTCGAGTTCGGCGTAGTGGCGGGACAGCGTGGTGACCAGGCGCTTTCGGTGACAGTTCTCGACCCGGCGCCGTCCGTGGCGGCGGCCCAGCGGCGCAAGCCGGACGAGCTGGCGTCCATCGTGCAGGATCTGACGACCCTGCTGGAGAACATCACGCCGATGCTGGAGCGCGGCCGGTACCCCGACAAGGTGCACGGCGCGAAGATCGCCGGCCTGCTGCGGGCGGTGGCGGACCAGCTCGACGTGTAG
- a CDS encoding 1,4-dihydroxy-6-naphthoate synthase, giving the protein MTVQIAYSPCPNDTFVFDAWAHGRVPGAPALDVTFADIDITNGMAERGEFDVLKVSYAVLPWVMDEYTLLPCGGALGRGCGPLVLTKEPGTDLTGRTVAVPSERSTAYLLFRLWAADVVPEGVGEVVVMPFHEIMPAVRDGKVDAGLVIHEARFTYQQYGLHSLADMGEHWESTTGLPIPLGAIIAKRSLGAETLRLLAESARTSVRMAWDDPEASRPYVLEHAQEMDPAVADQHIGLYVNEFTAGLGDDGYAAVRGLLTRAAAEGLVPPLGRDALRFV; this is encoded by the coding sequence GTGACCGTGCAGATCGCGTACTCGCCGTGCCCGAACGACACGTTCGTCTTCGACGCCTGGGCACACGGCAGGGTGCCCGGCGCGCCCGCGCTCGATGTGACCTTCGCGGACATCGACATCACCAACGGCATGGCGGAGCGCGGCGAGTTCGACGTGCTGAAGGTCTCGTACGCCGTACTGCCGTGGGTCATGGACGAGTACACCCTGCTCCCCTGCGGCGGCGCGCTCGGCCGCGGCTGCGGTCCGCTCGTGCTGACCAAGGAGCCCGGGACCGACCTCACCGGCAGGACCGTCGCCGTACCGAGCGAGCGCTCGACGGCGTATCTGCTGTTCCGGCTGTGGGCGGCCGACGTGGTTCCGGAAGGCGTCGGCGAGGTCGTCGTGATGCCGTTCCACGAGATCATGCCGGCGGTGCGCGACGGCAAGGTCGACGCCGGACTCGTCATCCACGAGGCCCGGTTCACGTATCAGCAGTACGGACTCCACTCGCTCGCGGACATGGGCGAGCACTGGGAGTCGACGACCGGCCTCCCCATCCCGCTGGGCGCGATCATCGCCAAGCGGTCGCTGGGCGCCGAGACGCTGAGGCTGCTGGCCGAATCCGCGCGTACGTCGGTTCGTATGGCGTGGGACGACCCGGAGGCCTCCCGCCCGTACGTACTGGAGCACGCGCAGGAGATGGACCCGGCCGTGGCCGACCAGCACATCGGGCTCTACGTCAATGAGTTCACCGCGGGCCTCGGTGACGACGGCTACGCGGCGGTACGGGGACTGCTGACACGCGCCGCGGCCGAGGGGCTCGTACCGCCCCTCGGCCGCGATGCGCTGCGATTCGTCTAG
- a CDS encoding futalosine hydrolase — protein sequence MRVLVVTAVAAEAEAVAAGLTGLVSDTRPLPGGYTLARHARTIPPPGATPRPPSAHTPVVDVLAAGVGPAAAAAGTATALALDTYDLVVSAGIGGGFRPHAPIGSVVVADAIVAADLGAETPDGYLPVDELGFGRSTHRPPGELAARIAKTLNSLYAPVLTVSTVTGTAARAAELSARHPRAAAEAMEGFGVAEAAAAHALPVLEIRAISNAVGPRDRAAWRIGLALDSLRYAFQLLTPVLEESP from the coding sequence GTGCGCGTACTGGTGGTGACCGCGGTGGCGGCGGAGGCGGAAGCCGTCGCCGCCGGACTCACCGGTCTCGTCAGCGACACACGCCCGCTGCCCGGCGGGTACACGCTCGCCCGCCACGCCCGCACCATCCCGCCGCCCGGCGCGACGCCCCGGCCCCCGTCCGCGCACACCCCCGTCGTGGACGTGCTCGCGGCCGGAGTCGGACCCGCGGCCGCCGCGGCCGGCACCGCCACCGCGCTCGCCCTGGACACGTACGACCTCGTCGTCTCCGCCGGGATCGGCGGCGGCTTCCGGCCCCACGCCCCCATCGGCTCCGTCGTCGTCGCCGACGCGATCGTCGCCGCCGACCTCGGCGCCGAGACCCCCGACGGCTATCTCCCCGTCGACGAGCTGGGCTTCGGGCGCTCCACCCACCGGCCGCCGGGCGAGCTCGCCGCCCGCATCGCCAAGACGCTCAACTCTCTGTACGCGCCGGTCCTCACCGTCTCGACGGTGACCGGCACCGCCGCCCGCGCCGCCGAGCTGAGCGCCCGTCACCCCCGCGCCGCCGCCGAGGCCATGGAGGGCTTCGGGGTCGCCGAGGCAGCCGCCGCCCACGCGCTCCCCGTCCTCGAGATCCGCGCGATCTCCAACGCCGTCGGCCCGCGCGACCGTGCCGCCTGGCGCATCGGCCTGGCTCTGGACTCGCTTCGGTACGCGTTCCAGCTGCTCACCCCAGTCCTCGAGGAGTCGCCGTGA
- a CDS encoding helicase C-terminal domain-containing protein, with translation MGTMPEASSPTSPSSPRTLAEALRARGDEELAALLRARPDLLNPVPNDLSQLAARAGTRASVVRALERLDRFTLQTAEALAVAPDPASYDTLLGLLTGDEGDEEIEAALPRAVGTLRTQALIWGGDDRLRLVRTARELLAPSPTRPSPTGLGPTVAEATAGMSPTRLQEILAAAGLPTTHDPVSAVAALASLFTDRTRMARLLDTAPPEALTVLDRLVWGPPYGEVTASPTPPVRWLRDRGLLLPASPRTVVLPREAALYLRAGRAQYAPEPVPPAVTPAATASMTQGRPQAVDSTAAGQAYTALTTVEDLLKDWHEGGPAVLRSGGLAVRDLKRAATALDTNEQMAAFWLELAYAAGLLATDGEADERYAPTPAYDEWLTLPAPDRWAHLATAWIGATRTPGLVGSQDPKGRTLSVLGPGLDRTAALEVRSRVLALLAALPAGTAPDPETVLARLRWERPLRGGGGAQSGDANAARNAADGGPRDLRSRIAAWTLTEAEVLGVTGRGALSTHGRLLLSPTEDLTAQAANALAPLLPEPLDHVLLQADLTAVAPGPLERPLAETLSVLADVESKGGATVYRFTPASVRRALDAGRTASDLHTFLATHSRTPVPQPLSYLIDDVARRHGHLRIGAASAYVRCDDDALLGEILADKRSQGLRLRRLAPTVLAAQADPGTLLEGLRTMGYAPAAESAEGDVLITRAHARRTPPRTPPAPVPDGPPVPDGTLLGAAVKAIMAGDLASTVVRKSAPEPAKNGELPRTTSAETLATVQAAAMTGSALWIGYVNADGAASQRVIAPVRVEGGFVTAYDHTADEVRTYPLHRITGVAELADDPA, from the coding sequence ATGGGGACCATGCCCGAAGCAAGCAGTCCGACCAGTCCGAGCAGCCCGCGCACGCTCGCCGAAGCGCTGCGCGCCCGCGGCGACGAGGAACTGGCCGCACTGCTGCGCGCCCGTCCCGATCTGCTGAACCCCGTGCCCAACGACCTGTCGCAGCTGGCTGCCCGGGCGGGCACCCGCGCCTCCGTCGTACGCGCCCTGGAACGGCTCGACCGGTTCACGCTGCAGACCGCCGAGGCGCTGGCCGTGGCCCCCGACCCCGCCTCGTACGACACCCTGCTCGGGCTGCTGACCGGCGACGAGGGCGACGAGGAGATCGAGGCGGCCCTGCCCCGCGCCGTGGGCACCCTGCGCACCCAGGCCCTGATCTGGGGCGGCGACGACCGGCTGCGGCTGGTGCGCACCGCGCGCGAACTCCTCGCCCCGTCCCCGACCCGCCCGTCCCCGACCGGCCTCGGCCCGACCGTCGCCGAGGCCACCGCCGGGATGTCGCCCACCCGGCTTCAGGAGATCCTGGCCGCCGCCGGGCTGCCGACCACGCACGACCCGGTCTCCGCCGTCGCCGCGCTGGCCTCGCTCTTCACCGACCGCACGCGGATGGCGCGGCTGCTGGACACCGCCCCGCCCGAGGCGCTGACGGTGCTCGACCGGCTGGTCTGGGGCCCTCCGTACGGCGAGGTGACGGCCAGTCCGACCCCGCCGGTGCGGTGGCTGCGCGACCGCGGACTGCTGCTGCCCGCGTCGCCGCGCACGGTCGTGCTGCCGCGCGAGGCGGCACTGTATCTGCGGGCCGGGCGCGCGCAGTACGCGCCGGAGCCGGTACCGCCCGCGGTCACGCCGGCCGCGACCGCGTCGATGACCCAGGGCCGTCCACAGGCTGTGGACAGTACGGCGGCGGGCCAGGCGTACACCGCGCTCACGACGGTCGAGGACCTGCTGAAGGACTGGCACGAGGGCGGCCCCGCGGTGCTGCGGTCGGGCGGCCTGGCGGTACGTGACCTCAAGCGCGCCGCCACCGCGCTGGACACCAACGAGCAGATGGCCGCGTTCTGGCTCGAACTGGCTTATGCGGCGGGCCTGTTGGCGACCGACGGCGAAGCGGACGAGCGGTACGCGCCGACGCCCGCGTACGACGAGTGGCTGACCCTCCCGGCGCCGGACCGCTGGGCGCACCTCGCCACGGCCTGGATCGGCGCGACCCGTACGCCCGGCCTGGTCGGCAGCCAGGACCCCAAGGGCCGCACGCTCTCCGTACTCGGCCCCGGCCTGGACCGCACAGCGGCGCTGGAGGTCCGCAGCCGGGTCCTCGCCCTGCTGGCGGCACTCCCCGCGGGCACGGCCCCCGACCCGGAGACGGTGCTGGCCCGGCTGCGCTGGGAACGCCCGCTGCGGGGCGGCGGCGGGGCACAGAGCGGCGACGCGAACGCGGCACGCAACGCGGCGGACGGCGGGCCCAGGGACCTGCGCTCCCGCATCGCGGCCTGGACGCTGACGGAGGCGGAGGTGCTCGGTGTGACGGGCCGCGGGGCGCTGTCGACGCACGGCCGACTGCTCCTGAGCCCCACCGAGGACCTCACCGCGCAAGCGGCCAACGCGCTCGCGCCGCTGCTGCCCGAGCCGCTCGACCACGTCCTCCTCCAGGCCGACCTCACCGCCGTCGCCCCCGGGCCCCTGGAACGGCCGCTCGCCGAGACGCTGTCCGTGCTCGCCGACGTCGAGTCCAAGGGCGGCGCGACCGTCTACCGCTTCACGCCCGCCTCCGTACGCCGCGCACTCGACGCCGGCCGGACCGCATCCGACCTGCACACGTTCCTCGCCACGCACTCCCGCACCCCCGTGCCGCAGCCGCTCAGCTACCTCATCGACGATGTCGCCCGCCGCCACGGACACCTGCGGATCGGCGCCGCCTCCGCCTATGTGCGCTGCGACGACGACGCACTGCTCGGCGAGATCCTCGCCGACAAGCGCTCCCAGGGCCTGCGACTGCGCCGCCTCGCCCCCACCGTGCTGGCCGCCCAGGCCGACCCGGGAACGCTCCTCGAAGGCCTGCGCACCATGGGCTACGCACCCGCCGCCGAGTCCGCCGAGGGTGATGTCCTGATCACTCGCGCCCACGCCCGCCGCACCCCGCCCCGTACCCCGCCCGCCCCCGTCCCCGACGGCCCGCCCGTGCCCGACGGCACTCTCCTCGGCGCCGCGGTGAAGGCGATCATGGCGGGCGACCTCGCGTCCACGGTCGTCCGCAAGTCCGCACCCGAACCGGCGAAGAACGGCGAGCTCCCCCGCACCACCTCCGCCGAGACCCTCGCCACCGTCCAGGCGGCGGCGATGACGGGCTCCGCCCTCTGGATCGGCTACGTCAACGCGGACGGCGCGGCCAGCCAGCGCGTGATCGCGCCCGTGCGCGTCGAGGGCGGCTTCGTCACGGCGTACGACCACACGGCGGACGAGGTCCGCACGTACCCGCTACACCGCATCACCGGCGTCGCCGAACTCGCGGACGACCCGGCCTGA
- a CDS encoding DNA repair helicase XPB, which produces MSCLIVQSDKTLLLEVDHEQADACRRAIAPFAELERAPEHIHTYRVTPLGLWNARAAGHDAEQVVDALVAYSRYPVPHALLVDVAETMARYGRLTLSKHPVHGLVLTSTDRPVLEEILRSRKVQPLVGARIDPDTVAVHPSERGQIKQTLLKLGWPAEDLAGYVDGEAHPIELDETGWALRPYQKQAVEGFWHGGSGVVVLPCGAGKTLVGAGAMAEAKATTLILVTNTVSARQWKHELVKRTSLTEEEIGEYSGTRKEIRPVTIATYQVLTTKRKGIYAHLELFDSRDWGLVVYDEVHLLPAPVFKFTADLQARRRLGLTATLVREDGRESDVFSLIGPKRFDAPWKEIEAQGYIAPADCVEVRVNLTDAERLAYATAETEEKYRYCATTETKRKVTEALVRKFAGQQTLVIGQYIDQLDELGEHLDAPVIKGETSNAQREKLFEAFRQGEISVLVVSKVANFSIDLPEATVAIQVSGTFGSRQEEAQRLGRVLRPKADGHKAHFYSVVARDTIDQDFAAHRQRFLAEQGYAYRIVDADELLAP; this is translated from the coding sequence GTGTCCTGCCTAATCGTCCAAAGCGACAAAACCCTCCTCCTCGAGGTGGACCACGAGCAGGCGGACGCCTGTCGTCGTGCCATCGCGCCCTTCGCGGAACTGGAGCGCGCCCCCGAGCACATCCACACCTACCGGGTCACCCCGCTCGGTCTGTGGAACGCCCGCGCCGCCGGGCACGACGCCGAGCAGGTCGTCGACGCGCTCGTGGCGTACTCCCGCTACCCCGTCCCGCACGCCCTGCTCGTCGACGTCGCCGAGACGATGGCCCGCTACGGTCGGCTGACGCTGAGCAAGCACCCTGTCCACGGGCTCGTGCTGACCAGCACCGACCGGCCCGTTCTGGAGGAGATCCTCCGGTCCAGGAAGGTCCAGCCGCTGGTCGGAGCACGGATCGACCCGGACACGGTCGCCGTGCATCCCTCCGAGCGCGGGCAGATCAAGCAGACGCTGCTGAAGCTGGGCTGGCCGGCCGAGGATCTCGCCGGGTACGTGGACGGCGAGGCGCACCCCATCGAGCTGGACGAGACCGGCTGGGCGCTGCGTCCGTACCAGAAGCAGGCCGTCGAGGGCTTCTGGCACGGCGGGTCCGGTGTGGTCGTGCTGCCGTGCGGTGCCGGGAAGACGCTGGTCGGGGCCGGTGCGATGGCCGAGGCGAAGGCCACGACCCTGATCCTGGTCACCAACACCGTCTCGGCCCGCCAGTGGAAGCACGAGCTGGTGAAGCGGACGTCTCTGACCGAGGAAGAGATCGGCGAGTACAGCGGTACGCGCAAGGAGATCCGCCCGGTCACCATCGCGACGTACCAGGTGCTGACGACGAAGCGAAAAGGGATCTATGCCCACCTCGAGCTCTTCGACTCCCGCGACTGGGGCCTGGTCGTCTACGACGAGGTGCATCTGCTGCCCGCGCCGGTCTTCAAGTTCACCGCGGATCTGCAGGCCCGGCGGCGGCTCGGTCTCACGGCGACGCTCGTGCGCGAGGACGGCCGCGAGTCGGACGTCTTCTCCCTCATCGGGCCGAAGCGTTTCGACGCGCCCTGGAAGGAGATCGAGGCGCAGGGGTACATCGCGCCCGCGGACTGTGTGGAGGTCCGGGTCAATCTCACCGACGCCGAGCGGCTCGCTTATGCGACCGCCGAGACGGAGGAGAAGTACCGCTACTGCGCGACGACCGAGACCAAGCGGAAGGTGACGGAGGCGCTGGTTCGCAAGTTCGCGGGCCAGCAGACCCTGGTCATCGGCCAGTACATCGACCAGCTCGACGAGCTCGGCGAGCATCTGGACGCGCCGGTCATCAAGGGCGAGACGTCCAACGCGCAGCGCGAGAAACTCTTCGAGGCATTCCGGCAGGGTGAGATCTCCGTGCTGGTCGTGTCGAAGGTGGCGAACTTCTCCATCGACCTTCCGGAGGCGACCGTCGCCATCCAGGTCTCCGGCACGTTCGGGTCCCGGCAGGAGGAGGCGCAGCGCCTCGGCCGTGTCCTGCGGCCGAAGGCGGACGGGCACAAGGCGCACTTCTACTCGGTGGTGGCGCGGGACACGATCGACCAGGACTTCGCGGCGCACCGGCAGCGGTTCCTGGCGGAGCAGGGGTACGCGTACCGGATCGTGGACGCGGACGAGCTGCTGGCGCCCTAG
- a CDS encoding HAD family hydrolase, translating to MAPMATHPATTATRPLTVGFDLDMTLIDSRPGIHAAYLALSAETGVWIDADLAVTRLGPPLEQELAHWFPDERIQEVGDRYREIYSVYAITPTLALPGAREAVTAVQELGGRAIVVTAKHEPNAQLHLAHLGIDADDVIGRLWAEAKAEALREHGASVYVGDHTADVRGAHTAEALSVAVPTGPCDEAELRAAGADVILPDLTAFPAWLRTYSRSWV from the coding sequence ATGGCCCCTATGGCTACGCATCCGGCCACTACCGCAACCCGCCCGCTGACGGTCGGCTTCGACCTCGATATGACGCTGATCGACTCCCGGCCCGGCATTCACGCCGCCTACCTCGCGCTTTCCGCCGAGACCGGGGTGTGGATCGATGCCGACCTGGCCGTCACCCGGCTCGGGCCGCCCCTCGAACAGGAGCTGGCGCACTGGTTCCCTGACGAGAGGATCCAGGAGGTGGGCGACCGGTACCGCGAGATCTATTCCGTATACGCGATCACCCCGACCCTCGCCCTGCCGGGCGCCCGCGAGGCGGTGACCGCCGTCCAGGAGCTCGGCGGCCGCGCGATCGTCGTCACTGCCAAGCACGAGCCGAACGCCCAACTCCACCTGGCCCACCTCGGCATCGACGCGGACGACGTCATCGGCCGGCTGTGGGCCGAGGCCAAGGCGGAGGCGCTGCGTGAGCACGGCGCGAGCGTGTACGTCGGCGACCACACCGCAGACGTACGGGGAGCGCACACGGCCGAGGCGCTGTCGGTGGCGGTGCCGACGGGCCCGTGCGACGAGGCGGAGCTGCGCGCGGCGGGCGCGGACGTGATCCTGCCGGACCTGACCGCTTTTCCGGCCTGGCTGCGCACCTACAGCAGGAGTTGGGTCTAA